The Halomonas binhaiensis nucleotide sequence GGCCTTCGCCACATGCACCGAAGCTGTGGCAGGGTCGTGACGAAAAAGTTCGTCGATAAAGTCTCGTTGCCCCTGGGTATCCTCCAGGCCGTTGAAGATGGCTCGAAGGGTACGGCGTGTCTGGTCATCGAAACGTGAGTCACCGTCCAGATACCAGCCCAGGTGCTTGCGCGCGATGCGCACTCCCATATGTTCGCCATAAAAGGCATGCAGGGCATCAAGGTGTCCGCCAAGCACCTCCTGACGCTCCTCGGCGTCAGGGGCGGACAAACGACTGCCTTGGCGCAAGAAGTGGTCAATTTCCCGAAAGATCCAGGGGTTGCCCTGAGCGCCTCGACCAATCATGACGGCATCTGCACCAGTATAGTCGAGTACTGACCGTGCTTTCTCCGGAGTTGTAATATCGCCGTTGGCAAAGACCGGGATATTCACTTCGGAGACGACAGCAGCAATGGTGTCGTACTCGGCTTCGCCCTGGTATTTCTGCTGACGATGGCGGCCATGCACGGCCAGGGCCTGGATGCCGGCATCTTCTGCCATGCGTGCAATGCGCACGGCGTTGTTGCTGTCGGCACACCAACCGGTACGAATCTTCAGTGTAACCGGTATATCGACGGCAGCGACCACTGCATCGAGGATTTCTCCGACCAGGGGTTCATCGCGCAACAACGCGGAACCTGCTGCCTTGTTGCACACCTTCTTTGCTGGACACCCCATGTTGATATCGATGATCTCGGCACCCTGGTCGGCATTCAGCTTCGCTGCCAGCGCCAGCATGTCGGCATCGCCACCAGCGATCTGTACCGAGCGT carries:
- the dusB gene encoding tRNA dihydrouridine synthase DusB, with product MPDSRPLPSIGPYRLANRVILAPMAGVTDRPFRSLCRQLGAGLVVGEMVTSDPSLWHTRKSRLRMDHRGEPGPRSVQIAGGDADMLALAAKLNADQGAEIIDINMGCPAKKVCNKAAGSALLRDEPLVGEILDAVVAAVDIPVTLKIRTGWCADSNNAVRIARMAEDAGIQALAVHGRHRQQKYQGEAEYDTIAAVVSEVNIPVFANGDITTPEKARSVLDYTGADAVMIGRGAQGNPWIFREIDHFLRQGSRLSAPDAEERQEVLGGHLDALHAFYGEHMGVRIARKHLGWYLDGDSRFDDQTRRTLRAIFNGLEDTQGQRDFIDELFRHDPATASVHVAKAVAQHGTRAA